One segment of Streptomyces sp. YIM 121038 DNA contains the following:
- a CDS encoding ParB/RepB/Spo0J family partition protein has protein sequence MEISTLSTAGSPRLSGADPDHVETLAAVQTPLPPITVHRSTMRVIDGLHRVRAAQVRGRTAIAVRFFDGDEADAFVLAVESNIAHGLPLTTTDRKRAARRIITSHPQWSDRMIASVAGIAPGTVAEIRRRAPGQVTGAQSRIGQDGRVRPVNGAEGRRLASEIIAENPGLSLRQVARAASISPETVRDVRNRMMRGEDPQLRRGRRAGCREAAPTGPRTGFGPVAVPDRGQAQARAAIVDRLKADPALRFSETGRMLLRLLTIHTLSPEDWDKIIDRVPPHCGAIVAELATDCAEMWAEFAQRVQRKAVETA, from the coding sequence GTGGAGATCAGCACACTGTCGACGGCCGGTTCACCCAGACTCTCCGGAGCGGATCCGGACCACGTGGAGACACTGGCCGCCGTACAGACACCACTGCCGCCGATCACCGTCCACCGCTCGACGATGCGGGTCATCGACGGGCTGCACCGCGTGCGCGCCGCACAGGTGCGCGGCCGGACCGCGATCGCCGTCCGGTTCTTCGACGGCGACGAGGCCGACGCCTTCGTGCTCGCTGTGGAGTCCAACATCGCCCACGGGCTTCCGCTGACGACCACGGACCGCAAGCGCGCGGCCCGGCGCATCATCACCTCGCACCCGCAGTGGTCGGACCGCATGATCGCCTCGGTCGCGGGCATCGCGCCCGGCACGGTCGCCGAGATCCGCAGGCGCGCGCCGGGCCAGGTCACCGGCGCGCAGTCCCGCATCGGCCAGGACGGCAGGGTCCGCCCGGTCAACGGCGCCGAGGGCCGCAGGCTGGCCAGCGAGATCATCGCGGAGAACCCGGGCCTGTCGCTCCGCCAGGTCGCGCGGGCCGCCTCCATCTCGCCCGAGACGGTCCGCGACGTGCGCAACCGCATGATGCGCGGCGAGGATCCGCAGCTGCGGCGCGGACGGCGGGCGGGCTGCCGGGAGGCGGCGCCCACCGGGCCGCGCACGGGCTTCGGCCCGGTCGCGGTGCCCGACCGGGGCCAGGCCCAGGCCCGCGCCGCGATCGTGGACCGGCTCAAGGCGGACCCGGCCCTGCGGTTCAGCGAGACCGGGCGCATGCTGCTGCGGCTGCTCACCATCCACACGCTGAGCCCGGAGGACTGGGACAAGATCATCGACAGGGTGCCGCCGCACTGCGGTGCCATCGTGGCCGAACTCGCCACGGACTGTGCGGAGATGTGGGCGGAGTTCGCGCAGCGCGTGCAGCGCAAGGCCGTGGAGACGGCCTGA